DNA sequence from the Leptospirillum ferrooxidans C2-3 genome:
CTTGGATATATTTGTTTTTCCGTGACAGAAATAAAGAGGGAATGCTGAACCAGCTTCAAATTTCTCAGGAGGAACGCAAGCAAATTCCGTGCGACCAAAAATGTCTCGTGCAAAATGGGATAATCCAAAATGTGTTGACTGATTTTAAATGGACAAAAAAAATCGGTAACGCTCATTGAAACCAGGTGAGATGAAAAAAATCTTGACACGTGTAAAAGTTATGGACATTTGAGAAGACTCTCTGATCCACAGGAAGCATGATGAGTGCTCATTTTGAGTCCAGCATAAGAAAATCTGGTTTTAATGCATGTTATGGACCTTATTTTTTGCCTTGAATGTTCTGGCGGCCAGGATATGCTTGCACTCACAATTTTCTCCGATCCTTGCCCCCGCCAGACTCCCGTCCTAGAATGGATCTTGTCGATCATGTCCAATGAATTTATTGTCTGGAGGAAATATCGTTATGGAAAATGGAGTGCTGGAAGATACAGCAAAGATGGATGATCCAATGGTGGTTGCCGGCATTTCCTTCCGTTCCCGTCTTTGGGTCGGAACAGGGAAATATCGGGATTTTGAGCAGACCAGAGAGGCGATTCTCGCCTCGGGAGCGGATGTGGTTACCGTGGCTGTCCGTCGCGTGAACATTTTGAAAAAAGATGAGCCCAATCTTTTGGACTACCTTCCCACGGACAAGTTCAAGATTCTTCCGAACACCGCCGGCTGCTATTCAGTCGAAGATGCTTTGCGCTATGCGAGACTCGCACGTGCCGCCGGTATCTCCGATATGGTCAAGCTTGAGGTTCTGGGGGATCAGAAAACACTTTTTCCGGATGTCATAGGACTTCTCGAGGCGGCAAAGATCCTGGTGAAAGAAGGGTTCATCGTTTTTCCTTACACCAATGATGATCCTATCCTGGCCAAGAAGCTTGAAGATGTTGGGTGCGTCGCTGTCATGCCGCTGGCCGCTCCGATCGGTTCAGGCCTCGGGATCCGGAATCCCTATAACCTGAGGATCATTCAGGAAACAGTATCGGTTCCGATCATCGTGGATGCGGGAGTCGGAACGGCTTCCGATGCTGCAATTGCCATGGAAATGGGTGTTTCAGGTGTTTTGATGAATACGGCTATTGCAGAAGCCAGGGATCCTGTAAGGATGGCAAGAGCCATGCGCTACGGCGTCCTTGCCGGACGGGATGCCTACCTTGCAGGTCGGATGGGCAGAAAGCTTTACGCCAATGCCTCGAGTCCACTTGAGGGGATGCTTGAAATGCCTTCTCCGGGAGCCCGCTCCTGAATCCCCCGAAGGAGAAGTCCTCCTTTCGGGATGTGATGGAGATTTTACCGCTTCTGTTTGTGACTCCGGAGGATCTTCCAGCAAAAGTCATTGTATCCCGGGTGCAGGAAGCGGTCAGTGGTGGTGTGAGTGCTGTCGTTCTCAGGAGAAAAAATGGCCCGGTCCGGGATTTCCTGGATCTGGGCTATCTTTTGCGGGATAGCCTCGGGGAGGAATTCCCGATCATTGTGAATACCCGTTTGGATATGGCTCTTTCGATTCACGCTATCGGACTGCATCTGCCGGAAGATCATATCCCCATGGATGTCATCCGAAAAAAAAAACCGGACAATTTTCTTCTGGGTGTATCCTGCCACAGCCGAGAGTCAGTGATGAGGGCACAAGCCGAAGGGGCGGACTATGTTTTTTTTGGACCGGTTTTTGAAACTCCGTCCAAGCTGGCTTATGGCCCTCCCCAGGGGCTTAAGCTCCTGGAACAGGTTGTGGCAGAAGCGGAGATCCCGGTTGTTGCCATCGGGGGGATCCATCAGGGGAATATTGAATCTGTCAGGAAGACGGGGGCTTCAGGAGTCGCTATGATTGGAGATCTTGCCTATTCAGCCGATCCGAAGGCCAAGGCTTTTTCCCTTCGGGGTGGATGGACCCGGGGAGGGTCGGTATGAAGAATGCTATTTCGATTTTCATGTTGAATATTCTGTTTGCTGTTTCACCGTTTTCGTTGGCGATAGCTTCAGAGTCTGACATGGACTCATCTCCGGTGCAGGTTGTCCTGGGAGGAACACTTCTTGTCAAAGAGGGGGGTGAACACCATTGTCAGGCGGCAAGCTTTTTGGGTCGTCAGGCGCGTTTTCTCAAGCCGCCGGCCCGTTGGAGCTGGTCAAAAGGCCAGGAAAAGTGGAGGGTTTCCCTATTGGGGGTGGACTTTGCGGATCATCCTGGAATTCATACGCTCCGCTTTATTGGTTGTCCGGGTGTTTCCTCCCGCTCGATTCTGGTCGTGAACCGCCATTTTATGACAAGTCGTCTTCATGTGAAAAAGTCTTTCGTTCACCCTCCGAAATCCTTTTTCGACCGGATAAGACGGGAGTCCCGGGAAATTCATCAGGGATTGGCAGAGCGAACGGGGATCGCATTTCAAGAACCCTTTGTCATGCCGATCAATGGCCGTATTACCCATGATTTCGGGGCGATCCGGATTCTGAACGGAACCCCGCTTTCAAGACATTCCGGAGAGGATATTGATGGTCCGGAAGGGTTGCCGGTCAAGGCGGCAAACACAGGCCGTGTAGTGATTGCGGACAGGTTTTATTACGATGGGAATATGGTCATTCTGGATCACGGGGGAGGTCTTTTTACAGAATACCTGCACCTCTCAAGGATTCGAGTGAAAAAGGGCCAGCGTGTCAGACAGGGTCAAGTGGTTGGAAATCTAGGCCACACAGGCCGTGTCACCGGCCCGGTCCTCCATTATGGGGCGGTTTTGGGAAACGCCCACGTCAACCCGCTGCTTTTGTCGAAATTTCCCGTGGCGGTTCTGGAAATCCCGTGACACTTCCGGTGGTCTGGGCTATTGGGGGGATTGATCCATCCGGTGGTGCGGGGATTTACCAGGACCTGAAGGTCATGTCATGGTCCGGAGTCCATCCGATGGGGATTCCGGTGGCGCTCACATCTCAGAATATTGATCATGTCCGTGAAGTGTTGTCTGTCGATCCTGACTTTATCCTCAGAATGGCTGGAGCCCTTCTGGAGAGACATCCTCCCCGGGGTGTTAAAGTTGGTCTCCTGCCGGAGCATGCTTTGAGTGCAGTCATCGGTATCTTGAATGATCTTGACGATGATGTTTTTGTGGCTGTCGATCCGATCTTCAGGTTCGGATCGGGTGATCCCTTTCTTGATGAGGCCTCTTTCCGGGAGATGGCCACCTGCATTTTCCCCTTGGCGGACATGGTCCTTCCGAATATTCCGGAAGCCGAAGTTCTTCTGGGGAGTCCTCTTCTTCCGGGAGCGTCCGGTCTGATGGATGGAGCTTTAAAGATCCGGGATCTCTATGGTCCTGTGTCCGTCTATCTGAAAGGGGGGCATCGGGAGGGCAGGGTCAGGACGGATGTTTTTGTTGATCAGACTGGTTGTTTTGTCCTTGATCGCAACGAGGTCAATATCCCGTCGCTTCATGGCGGCGGGTGCACATTGGCCAGTCTCCTGGTTTCGGAAATCGTAAGGAGTCCGGATTCCCCGATCCGGGATCTTTTGGATTCTCCAAGGAATATCTTTCAGAGGGCTCTCGAATGGGAATCCTCCCGTCCGGGAAATGAGAGGAGAACATTTGAGAGATTTTTCTCAACTCCATATGGAGACTGACGGTTCTTGTTCCCGGAAGTTTTCCTGTTGTTTATGTTTTCCCTGTGATAGAATTCATCCTCATTCCTGACATTTCTATTGTTTTCCCGGAAGGATTCAGGCAGCCTGCTGGCCGCTTCCATTCTGGATGTTTCCCGGTCTTCGGGCAGAAAGGGGAGTATGGTTTTGGAGCCGACCTTTTCCACCCTTTATGATAAATGGGAAGCCATCTCCGCTGAAGGAAGATGGGAAGAAGCCCTTTCGTTTTGTGATGAGCTTTTTGTATCCGCAAGGCAGTCCCAGCGACCCACCTTTTATTTGAAAGCCAAAAAAGCTCGTGGCATCAGTTCGTTCTGGTGTGGTCATTTCCAGACGGCCCAGCAGGATTTGAGGGAAAGCATCGATCTTCCTTCCAATCATAATGAACCGACCCATTCTATTGGTGGTTCGGCGACGCTTTCAGTCTGTCAGGCCTATCTCTCCCTTCTTCTTGCCATCTTTCTCGAATCAAAAGAGGCTTTTGACTTTCATCACAGCTCACCTGATCTGGCCAGACTCTCCGAAAATCCGCTGATCATGGCTCAGGTGATGGCGGCAGAGAGCTTTTTTCACCGGCTCCGCCGGGAGATTGCTCCAACCTTGCGCCATGCTAATCTTCTGAAGGATCACTGCCGTGCACATGGCCTCCGTTTTTGGTATTCCCAGGCGGGTATCCTTTCCGGGTGGGCGAAATGCCTTTCCGGTGAAAAGGAGGAGGGGATGAAGGAGATGGACCGCCACCTTTCGGAGC
Encoded proteins:
- a CDS encoding thiazole synthase, which translates into the protein MDDPMVVAGISFRSRLWVGTGKYRDFEQTREAILASGADVVTVAVRRVNILKKDEPNLLDYLPTDKFKILPNTAGCYSVEDALRYARLARAAGISDMVKLEVLGDQKTLFPDVIGLLEAAKILVKEGFIVFPYTNDDPILAKKLEDVGCVAVMPLAAPIGSGLGIRNPYNLRIIQETVSVPIIVDAGVGTASDAAIAMEMGVSGVLMNTAIAEARDPVRMARAMRYGVLAGRDAYLAGRMGRKLYANASSPLEGMLEMPSPGARS
- the thiE gene encoding thiamine phosphate synthase translates to MEILPLLFVTPEDLPAKVIVSRVQEAVSGGVSAVVLRRKNGPVRDFLDLGYLLRDSLGEEFPIIVNTRLDMALSIHAIGLHLPEDHIPMDVIRKKKPDNFLLGVSCHSRESVMRAQAEGADYVFFGPVFETPSKLAYGPPQGLKLLEQVVAEAEIPVVAIGGIHQGNIESVRKTGASGVAMIGDLAYSADPKAKAFSLRGGWTRGGSV
- a CDS encoding M23 family metallopeptidase is translated as MKNAISIFMLNILFAVSPFSLAIASESDMDSSPVQVVLGGTLLVKEGGEHHCQAASFLGRQARFLKPPARWSWSKGQEKWRVSLLGVDFADHPGIHTLRFIGCPGVSSRSILVVNRHFMTSRLHVKKSFVHPPKSFFDRIRRESREIHQGLAERTGIAFQEPFVMPINGRITHDFGAIRILNGTPLSRHSGEDIDGPEGLPVKAANTGRVVIADRFYYDGNMVILDHGGGLFTEYLHLSRIRVKKGQRVRQGQVVGNLGHTGRVTGPVLHYGAVLGNAHVNPLLLSKFPVAVLEIP
- a CDS encoding hydroxymethylpyrimidine/phosphomethylpyrimidine kinase, yielding MTLPVVWAIGGIDPSGGAGIYQDLKVMSWSGVHPMGIPVALTSQNIDHVREVLSVDPDFILRMAGALLERHPPRGVKVGLLPEHALSAVIGILNDLDDDVFVAVDPIFRFGSGDPFLDEASFREMATCIFPLADMVLPNIPEAEVLLGSPLLPGASGLMDGALKIRDLYGPVSVYLKGGHREGRVRTDVFVDQTGCFVLDRNEVNIPSLHGGGCTLASLLVSEIVRSPDSPIRDLLDSPRNIFQRALEWESSRPGNERRTFERFFSTPYGD
- a CDS encoding tetratricopeptide repeat protein, whose translation is MEPTFSTLYDKWEAISAEGRWEEALSFCDELFVSARQSQRPTFYLKAKKARGISSFWCGHFQTAQQDLRESIDLPSNHNEPTHSIGGSATLSVCQAYLSLLLAIFLESKEAFDFHHSSPDLARLSENPLIMAQVMAAESFFHRLRREIAPTLRHANLLKDHCRAHGLRFWYSQAGILSGWAKCLSGEKEEGMKEMDRHLSELSGGNFDVLALLSVSEGFQMMRDADQAIAFLERALSRSSETGDRALLSEMWRVMAELLSMKERPEGEILQSFERAISIAGENPSPLFLVRATLSLDRWEKSRGGSNPLTGMSLARLDSLYRDKLPEHDLSAMDFAISPDSRENKL